TGTCATGCCAGTTAGTCGACGTTATGAACTGTTAAGTTGGGCCGCCAATGATTATCATCGCTATATTATTGAGGACGACTATGACTGTGAGTTTCGTCTGTCCGGCAAACCCATTCCTACCCTCCAGAGTATCGATGTCATGGAAAAGGTCATCTACATCAATACCTTTTCCAAAAGCCTGGCACCAACCTTTCGTATCAGCTATATGGTTCTGCCTAAACATCTGGTGGGTCGCTTTTATCAAAAGCTAGGCTTCTACTCCTGTACAGTGTCCAACTTTGAGCAGTTTACCCTGGCACGCTTTATCTCGGAGGGTTATTTTGAAAAACACATTAACCGCATGCGAACCTATTACCGCAAGCAACGGGATACCATTCTTAAGGCCATCCGCGAAAGCCCCTTAAACCCTTATGTGACCATTCACGAAGAGGATTCCGGGCTGCACTTTTTGATGAAAGTTAACACCGATGTGCCAGATGCCAAATTGATTGCCGCAGCCAAAAAGGCCGGTATTCGCATTGCCTGTGTCTCTACATATTATCACAAGGAGCAGGCTAATGATTCCCATACCATTATCATCAACTATTCCGGACTGGAACCAGCAAAAATTGAAACAGCTATCCAGCGCCTAAGTGAAAGCATTGTGGAGGTAATTCAAAGGTAAAATTATCCACCACTAATAGGGCTTCTTGTTCCAAACGAATTTTCTCATTTAACATCACTTTGATAACAGGCCAAAAGGATTCATATTCTTCTTGCTCTAACAGTTTTGCCAGCTGTCCGGCGTAATTTGCTTCCAGTTCATCACAAAAGGGCTTATGCCTGAGCAGGGTACTCTCGTCCATAAAAAGGGGTTTTATTGTGGGTATAACTTTTCTCAGGGCCACAAAGATCCTGAAACCTCCTAAGTCGATATCCCCCCAATGATAAAATGATATCCGGGTGTTAAATTGATAAAGGCTGGTTAAGAAGGTTCTCTTTTGGGGACCGGGAAAACCGCCCAGATAGATTAAAAGGGTGTCTTCAGCCATACCCCTGTTGACGAGATCATGGAAATTGGCCTTGTTTTCAATGGTCATAACCTTTGCCGCTTTCAGGGAGCCTATTTCCATTTGGGCAAAGTATTTGGTGTCCACTACGCCGCCAAAGGGGGAATTGCTATAATCTATGACCTTATCCTGATGAAGCAGGGTTATGGCACCCCAGACCAATATCTCCTCGGAGTTTTTTTCGATGCCCAGTTCCTGCATGACCTCGTCCTCCAGTAACTGGGCGTTTGGCAGCAGGTATTGTACCGCGATACGGGTCAAACGGCCCTTGACCTTTTTTTGAAAGACCTTGCTCTGTCCTAGGTATTTTAAACTAAAGACCCGCTCCAGTAGCACAGCATCCTTTTTATCTTCCAGCCCCAGGAAGGTTTTTAATAATAATGCCCTTTCCTCTGGTTCCTCCGGCAGTAGTGGCGGAAAGTCTTTTTTCTCTTGCAATTCCCTCAGGCAATCCTGCAGGAAAGCCTTGATCCAGTCTTGCGTTATTTGGGGCAAGAGGCTTGCTATTTCCGCTGCCACTGCCTTTACTTTGTCTATTCTGGGTTGCCGCCCAATGGCAGCATAGGCTTGGTCTAGCTGCTCCAGGTTTAGCCAAACCGCAGCAAGTAAATTGCCCTTTTCAAAGGGCAACCATTGATAGGCAACAATCCCCTGCCGCGACAAATCCTCCACCACCTGATGAATGGCCTGTTTGAGGTGAGGTTCCTCACCTTTCCAATACCAGGGAAAGTTCTTGGCGTTAAAGGATAGGGATATTCTGCGGTTGACTTTGGCTGTGCCCTGATAATGGAGACTTTTTTCATATTTATCCAACAGTTTGTTTAAGATATATTCCTTAAAATCCATGGCGCTAGACTCCTTCAACCTCCGCCTCCCTGGGATCAAAGGTTTTGATAATGGTCTCATTCTTAATCCTGGTGACACAGAGGTTCCTGTCCACCAAGGGGGCGATGTCACCGATTTTTTCTGTGGGAGCAGAGAGAATCACCTGCAAGCCTAACTTACGGATGAGGTTAATGCTTTCTTTGATTCGCTGATGATCCATCTTGCTGTAGGCTTCGTCAAAGACCAGAAGCCGCACCGTGTTGTCCTGGTTCCTGCTCTTGATCCTGTAGAGCTGCGCAAAGGAGGCCAATACCGAAATATAAAAGGGCGTCTGTGTTTCTCCCCCAGACTTTTTGGCAATAACCCTGGATAACCTTGATTCCATGCCCCGGTCGTCGGTGACAGTCAGGTCAAAATCCAGGTAGGTACGGTAGTCAGTAAACTTATCCAGGTTTCTGCTTAGTTCTTCCCGCCGATCTGCATTGACCAGGCCTTCATCCACATCAATAATCTGCCGGAAAAGTTCCTCCACCGTATCCTGATATTTACTCTGAAAGGAGGCAGAGAAAAGGGTTAACCCTTCCAACAACAGATCGTCGGTAATCATGTCGTAGTACTTTTTATAGTGGGGGTTAGGGGTGACGGTAAATCTATACTTGTCCCGGCCAAAGGGTATATCTTTTAGGGCTTTGTTTAAATCATCAATTTGCTCCCGGGCATCCTCAATGTTTTTCTTCAGCTTACTGATAAAATCTTCCTTAAACTGCTCCTGGGCTTTGGCCTGGGCCTCCTTAATTTTGGCTTCATACTGAACCAGCAGGGTATCCTCCAGACTCTTTAATTCCTGAGCATAGGCAGCATTGCCCTGGTCATGCACATCTAAGGCTCCGTTATAATCTCGGTTGTAAATAATTCTGGTCTGCAATAAAGCATTCCATTTATTTTCCTTGCGGCTTTCGGTGCCTTTCACCGTGGTGGTAAAAATATTTACGATATTATCGGGTTCTTTACGCTGGGCCAGTTCCTGCCGGAACCTGGGTTCCCCCACCGCTGCCACCCAGGCATCCTCATATTTACTGCCAATCTCTGCTATTTTATTGTTCAAATCCCTCTTCAGGAGGGGTAGTGCATCTTCCTTTTCTTCCTTCTCACTTTGGCACTTGCCCTGATACTTGGCCAAATCCTTTATTTGTTTGTTGACCACAGTAATATCTGCTTCTACTTCCTTTAATAATTCTTCCACCCTGGTCAGGTAACTCAAATCCAGGGCACCCAACTGCTTCGTAGCCTCAGCCAGGTCAGCCTTAACCCGGGGCAACCTGTCTACGGCTTGTTTATGCTGCAGCATACTGTGGATGTTCTCATCATTAATATAACTGGTGTTCCTAAATTGGGCCAGTTTAGTGACCTTTGGCCCAAGGGCAGCCATCCTCTCCGACACTTCTTTGTATTTGGTTTCCTTCAGACTTAGCTGATTGAGTACAGCCTGGCGCCCGATGTAAGGGGTTTCATATCTTTGGGGATTTAACTGCCTGGCCACATAATTGTGGTAAAGCATACAACTGGGGGTAATGGCAGTGGGGAAATTCCTAAGTTTCTCCACCTGTTCACACTTAATCACCTGTCCCAGCAGGTAGTTGGCGTAAGCCCTGGCATAGGGGTTGCTGCTTTCCACCTCTTCAGCCAGGCTGCCGGCTTTCGGCCGGGGGTTGCGGGCCATAATTTTCTCCAGATCCACAATACCCACGTCATAAATTTTATGGGTAAATTTAAATTCATCATAAATCTTTAAGGCCGCCACAAAATACCTGGGTTCCACAATTAAATAAAACTTCTGTGTATGCAGATAGCCTTCAATGGCGTTACGCCATTTATCACTCCTTATCTCCAGCAGATCAGCAAAAATCTGTGGTGTAATTTCCCTTTGGTATCGGCTGGAAAGTTTTTCGGCAATTAATTTTTTTAATTCCATTACCGCCGGGGGAAAGGCCTTAATTCCCTGGCGCAGGTTATTAATCTCCTCTTCCAGTTTACCTAACTCCTGCTCGAGGCCAGCTAACTCTGTCCTGTGGGCGGCATAGGCATCATTGATTTGGTTGACGTAGGCCTGCAGGGCCTGCTGAACAGCAGCTAATTTTTCCTTAGTTATTAAGGAATAGTTGCCGGTAGCAACCTCGGCCAAAAAGCCCAGTTGTTCTGCCAGCGGAGGAAATTGGTTTAAATTTTCCTGGCACCACTGATAGACTTCCCGCCAGGTATACAAGACACCTTTGATAAGACCAAGGAGAATCTCTTGACTGTGTTCAATGGCTGTCTCTTCCCTTTGCAGGTCTTTAATTTGACGCCCCAGTTCTTCCCTTTTCCTGAACACATCGGAATTTATCTTTTCGGTAAACAGGCGATCCCTCTCTTGCTGGAGGGCGGTTAGTTCCCTTTCTTTTTCTTGCAGGTTTATTTCATTGGCCTTAATCTTATCCTGTAATTCACTAATATCCCGGGATATTTTAGCAACTTTGTTTTGCAGTTGTTCCTGAGTAGCCCGGTCAATTAAATACCTTTGTATTTCTAATCTGTGTAACTCTTCGCTAAAGCTTTTGTGTTGACTTTCAATTTCCCGTAAAATACCGATTCTTTTTTTGACTATCTCCAGTTCTTGTTCCAGTTGTTTATAATAGCGAATGTTCTCCTGCATGTCCGTGATGTCGATTTTGTTTTCCACATCGCAGACAAACTCACTGATAAACCCTTTAATGTCCATAATAGGCGAAAAGGGCACAGCCTTTTTTAACAAACGGAAAAATTTTTTATTGATCTGGCCCAGTTTGCCCAGCAGTACTTCCTGATACTTACTGTTGGTTTCAAAAAAGTCATACTTGCCCCTGGGGTAATGATTATGAAAATAGGCTTTAAGACCCTTGCGGTTTAACTCGGTGCCTTCCACAACAAAGTGGTTCACCGGTAATTGACTATTTAAATAAAAGAACTGATGGTCATGGGTGCCATCACTATAACAGTCAAAAACAACCCCCAGGCAAAAATACCGGTTATTTTTTTGGTCATGAAACTCTAAGACCACATAGCTGGCAAAATCATCATTCCTCAGATAAACAGTATTGGTTTGTTCATCCTCGGCCACTTCTCCCCGCAAATAGCCCTTCAGGGAGCGCTGGGACTTGTCGTTGGCCGCTTTATTAAAGTAAAAACCACTGGTATCACCCAGCAGCACTAATTGTAAGGCATCAATAATGGTGGACTTACCCGAGCCGTTCTTGCCGGTTAAAAAATTAATCTGAGTGGAAAAATCGATGCACTGGTATTTGATATAATGCCAGTTAATCAATAACATCCTGGTCAGCAGTATCATCTTTCTCCCCCTCTTCCTTCAATTGTTCATATAGCTTGCTGATTTTTTCGTTGGAAACTAACATTTCAATGGATGGATAGATAACCAGCCGGGTATCGGCCTTGGTCCAATCGCCTTCAATTTTTTCAATTAGATTGAAACGCTTGAGGGTATTTAAACCCTCCCTTAAATTTACGTCCGGCGGCTTTTTGTCCAACAGGCCCAGGTAAAACATTTTTTCCACCATGTCTCCCACAGTGGTGGTGCACTGCTTGGCCAGGGACACCTTTTCCCTACTCTCCTCATAAATCAGCCTGAGGGTATATAAAAAATAAGTAGTATGCTTGTCTAAACGGTAGCGGTTGCTGCCAAACCTGTTATAAGCGGCTATAACCCCCCGGTAAGAGTCATTTTGCAAGCACCAGCCAGCCACCCCCAGATATGCTTCCATTAGGGAGTGGTGCCGCTCCACAAAGCGGAAGTCTTTGTTAATCAGCAGGCTTTTGGTTTTAGGGTCATATTCATCCCGGAGGATAAAGGTCTTGCTTAATAAAAGGTTAACCACCCGCATAAACTCTTCTTTATCCCTGTCCGTTAACTTTTCCCAGTCTTCTGCCCACATCAGGAAATCTTCTCCTTTTTCTTGGTAATTAACAAATCCGGTATGCGATAGCCGTTGACCAGGAGGTAATCGTCCTTGAAATCAATGCTAAAGGGAATATCGGCTTCGTCGTTTTTAATACAGGCCAGAATGAGTTTGATAAAATCATCATCCCCATTAAGGCGCAAATCCTTAGCCCTTAAGATACCCTGCTGAGCCAGTTGCTCCATGATATATGCCAGTACCTGTTGATGGGAATAGACCTTGGCCAGACGCTTTTTGAATTCCTGCATTTCCGCATCAAACTCTGCCTGGTTAATTATGCTTTTTAGATTGGTGGTGCGCGGTTGGTGCTCCCGGCGCTTGCGCGGTTCGGTATATAATGATTCTTCGTCTACAAAACCCTGCTGGAACAGGGGTAAGTCCTCACTTAAGAGACTAATCTCTGCCTCCCTTCGCTTGTCGTTAAGACTGGGCAGGCGCTTCATAATCTCAACCAGCTTACCTTTAATATTCCGTTCGGTGTTGATGTAGTACTGCAGCCGCTCCACCGAAGCCCTGGTGTAGGCAGTATTTTTCTTATCTATGGATTTTAGCAACTGGTCGATACCTTCGTAGGTATCAATGATCTCACCAA
This region of Desulforamulus ferrireducens genomic DNA includes:
- a CDS encoding ATP-binding protein, encoding MILLTRMLLINWHYIKYQCIDFSTQINFLTGKNGSGKSTIIDALQLVLLGDTSGFYFNKAANDKSQRSLKGYLRGEVAEDEQTNTVYLRNDDFASYVVLEFHDQKNNRYFCLGVVFDCYSDGTHDHQFFYLNSQLPVNHFVVEGTELNRKGLKAYFHNHYPRGKYDFFETNSKYQEVLLGKLGQINKKFFRLLKKAVPFSPIMDIKGFISEFVCDVENKIDITDMQENIRYYKQLEQELEIVKKRIGILREIESQHKSFSEELHRLEIQRYLIDRATQEQLQNKVAKISRDISELQDKIKANEINLQEKERELTALQQERDRLFTEKINSDVFRKREELGRQIKDLQREETAIEHSQEILLGLIKGVLYTWREVYQWCQENLNQFPPLAEQLGFLAEVATGNYSLITKEKLAAVQQALQAYVNQINDAYAAHRTELAGLEQELGKLEEEINNLRQGIKAFPPAVMELKKLIAEKLSSRYQREITPQIFADLLEIRSDKWRNAIEGYLHTQKFYLIVEPRYFVAALKIYDEFKFTHKIYDVGIVDLEKIMARNPRPKAGSLAEEVESSNPYARAYANYLLGQVIKCEQVEKLRNFPTAITPSCMLYHNYVARQLNPQRYETPYIGRQAVLNQLSLKETKYKEVSERMAALGPKVTKLAQFRNTSYINDENIHSMLQHKQAVDRLPRVKADLAEATKQLGALDLSYLTRVEELLKEVEADITVVNKQIKDLAKYQGKCQSEKEEKEDALPLLKRDLNNKIAEIGSKYEDAWVAAVGEPRFRQELAQRKEPDNIVNIFTTTVKGTESRKENKWNALLQTRIIYNRDYNGALDVHDQGNAAYAQELKSLEDTLLVQYEAKIKEAQAKAQEQFKEDFISKLKKNIEDAREQIDDLNKALKDIPFGRDKYRFTVTPNPHYKKYYDMITDDLLLEGLTLFSASFQSKYQDTVEELFRQIIDVDEGLVNADRREELSRNLDKFTDYRTYLDFDLTVTDDRGMESRLSRVIAKKSGGETQTPFYISVLASFAQLYRIKSRNQDNTVRLLVFDEAYSKMDHQRIKESINLIRKLGLQVILSAPTEKIGDIAPLVDRNLCVTRIKNETIIKTFDPREAEVEGV
- a CDS encoding DUF4194 domain-containing protein, which translates into the protein MWAEDWEKLTDRDKEEFMRVVNLLLSKTFILRDEYDPKTKSLLINKDFRFVERHHSLMEAYLGVAGWCLQNDSYRGVIAAYNRFGSNRYRLDKHTTYFLYTLRLIYEESREKVSLAKQCTTTVGDMVEKMFYLGLLDKKPPDVNLREGLNTLKRFNLIEKIEGDWTKADTRLVIYPSIEMLVSNEKISKLYEQLKEEGEKDDTADQDVID
- a CDS encoding DUF2220 domain-containing protein; this encodes MKESSAMDFKEYILNKLLDKYEKSLHYQGTAKVNRRISLSFNAKNFPWYWKGEEPHLKQAIHQVVEDLSRQGIVAYQWLPFEKGNLLAAVWLNLEQLDQAYAAIGRQPRIDKVKAVAAEIASLLPQITQDWIKAFLQDCLRELQEKKDFPPLLPEEPEERALLLKTFLGLEDKKDAVLLERVFSLKYLGQSKVFQKKVKGRLTRIAVQYLLPNAQLLEDEVMQELGIEKNSEEILVWGAITLLHQDKVIDYSNSPFGGVVDTKYFAQMEIGSLKAAKVMTIENKANFHDLVNRGMAEDTLLIYLGGFPGPQKRTFLTSLYQFNTRISFYHWGDIDLGGFRIFVALRKVIPTIKPLFMDESTLLRHKPFCDELEANYAGQLAKLLEQEEYESFWPVIKVMLNEKIRLEQEALLVVDNFTFELPPQCFHLGAG